The Zalophus californianus isolate mZalCal1 chromosome 7, mZalCal1.pri.v2, whole genome shotgun sequence genome includes a region encoding these proteins:
- the LOC118357201 gene encoding protein SET-like, translating to MSAPAAKVSKKELNSNHDGADETSEKEQQEAIEHIDEVQNEIDRLNEQASEEILKVEQKYNKLRQPFFQKRSELIAKIPNFWVTTFVNHPQVSALLGEEDEEALHYLTRVEVTEFEDIKSGYRIDFYFDENPYFENKVLSKEFHLNESGDPSSKSTEIKWKSGKDLTKRSSQTQNKASRKRQHEEPESFFTWFTDHSDAGADELGEVIKDDIWPNPLQYYLVPDMDDEEGEGEEDDDDDEEEEGLEDIDEEGDEDEGEEDEDDDEGEEGEEDEGEDD from the coding sequence ATGTCGGCGCCGGCGGCCAAAGTCAGTAAAAAGGAGCTCAACTCCAACCACGACGGGGCCGACGagacctcagaaaaagaacagcaagaagCAATTGAACATATTGATGaagtacaaaatgaaatagaCAGACTTAATGAACAAGCCAGTGAGGAGATTTTGAAAGTagaacagaaatataacaaactCCGCCAACCATTTTTTCAGAAGAGGTCGGAATTGATCGCCAAAATCCCCAATTTTTGGGTAACAACATTTGTCAACCATCCACAAGTGTCTGCACTGCTTGGGGAGGAGGATGAAGAGGCGCTGCATTATTTGACAAGAGTTGAAGTGACAGAATTTGAAGATATTAAATCAGGTTacagaatagatttttattttgatgaaaacccTTACTTCGAAAATAAAGTTCTCTCCAAAGAATTTCATCTGAATGAGAGTGGTGATCCATCTTCAAAGTCCACCGAAATCAAATGGAAATCTGGAAAGGATTTGACGAAACGTTCAAGTCAAACACAGAATAAAGCCAGCAGGAAGAGACAGCATGAGGAACCAGAGAGCTTCTTCACCTGGTTTACTGACCATTCTGATGCAGGTGCAGATGAGTTAGGAGAGGTCATCAAAGATGATATTTGGCCAAATCCGTTACAGTACTACTTGGTTCCCGATATGGATgatgaagaaggggaaggagaagaagatgatgatgatgatgaagaagaagaaggattgGAAGACATCGATGAAGAAGGAGATGAGGATGAAggtgaagaagatgaagatgatgatgagggggaggaaggagaggaggatgaAGGAGAAGATGACTAA